A single genomic interval of Spinacia oleracea cultivar Varoflay chromosome 6, BTI_SOV_V1, whole genome shotgun sequence harbors:
- the LOC130463289 gene encoding uncharacterized protein, which translates to MHLSRIQQGKDESLRSYVKCFNLEADQIPDLQNGASFDNLIRGLKKGSFKIDLVKKRTMFDLERLFPIKSPVESRDPKLYCQFHDDIGHDTKYHRTLKRALDGLAAKGHLKSYLQKSTHGTRKKLYKKNKSPTSAGGDNQTDGGHMTQRQLKESIIPSFVLEEALFT; encoded by the exons ATGCATCTGAGCCGAATCCAacaagggaaggacgagtctTTAAGAAGCTATGTGAAGTGCTTCAATTTGGAAGCCGACCAGATTCCCGACTTGCAAAATGGAGCATCTTTTGACAATTTAATCAGAGGACTGAAAAAAGGATCATTCAAGATTGATTTGGTGAAGAAAA GGACCATGTTTGACTTAGAGCGTCTATTCCCGATAAAGTCCCCCGTCGAGAGTCGAGACCCTAAACTATATTGCCAATTCCATGATGATATAGGTCATGATACAAAATACCATAGGACCCTGAAGAGGGCCCTGGATGGCTTAGCGGCTAAAGGTCATCTAAAGAGTTATTTGCAGAAAAGTACTCACGGTACAAGGAAAAAATtgtacaaaaagaacaaatcaCCCACCTCAGCAGGAGGCGACAATCAAACTGATGGGGGG CACATGACCCAAAGACAATTGAAAGAATCAATTATACCATCATTTGTTTTGGAGGAAGCGTTATTCACCTAG